ATTGAGCACAATCGGCCAGATGATGGGTGCCATCGACAATTTTGCTGGATAAAAGGCGTAGCCGACTTGTGACACAATCAGGACTAACAAGCCCAGAATCGTGAGATAGTAACGATTCCAATGATCGGCAAGCCAGCCGGCAAACGGTGTAATCATCAACATGACAACACTTTGCAGCATCATCAACAGGCCGCTTTCAAAGGCAGAAATGCCGCCGTAACTTTGCAAATAGAATGGCAACAAAATGTTGGAAACGGAGTTAACCAACATGACGATCAGCAGCACGCTGACGGATATTAAATAATCGGGATTATGCATCAATGCTGGCGCAATCCACGGTGACTTGGCACGTTGATCTTGGATGAAAGCCAACAACGTCAAAATCGCCCCACCAGCAAGGATGAGAAATCCCAACAGATGCTGCGTCGGCTGCTGAAGCCAATAGCCACTGGCAAAGGTCAAGATCATCCCGCCAGTAAACAGATTTTGCCCTGTCCAATTGGCGTTACCCCAGACTTGCTTAATCTCCCCAGTTGCTGGCCGGCGCAGTGGCAAAAATCGCATCCCCGCAAACACGATCAGCAGACCAACTGGGACATTGAAAAGGTAAATCCATCGCCAGCTTGCCCAAGTAATCAAAATGCCACCAAATGCCGGGCCGGAAATCGACCCGACGGAAACAAACATTGAGATCACCGCTAACGCCTCTGCCCGATTAGCATCAGGAAAGTATTGGCTAACGATGCCCATCGAATTCGCCATGATCATCGCCGACCCAACGGCTTGAATGACGCGACCGGCAAGGATGGTTAGATAAGTCGGCGCGATCCCAGTTAACAATGAACCAACAATGAATACCATTTCGCCGATCAAAAAGACGAGATTTTTTGAGACCAAATCACCGATATGGCCAAACATGACCAGTAAAACAGAGGTCGTAATGAGGCCGATGGACACAATCCAAGTCGCGGCACTGCTGGAAATCATGAGATCCGCCGAAATTTTCGGCATGGCCAAGTTCGTACTCGACCCAGACAGAGCCGTTAATAACGACATCATCCCCAAAACAATTAAAATTTTAATTCGTTGCGCGCGTGGCATGGTCATCACCATCACACCCTTTCGGACTGTATTTTAGGCTAATTGGTCAGGAGTCACAATTATTCTACCTTGGTGTGACGGGGTTTGATTGAAGTGGTTAAGTGACTTGTTACCTGCTGGTGAGGTTGATCGATAATTTTCTCCTAGGATTTATGATTTGTTGGATTCCAACTAATCTGGGAAAAGACATTAGGCTAAAGTTCTATGCCGTGCCAAACTCCGCAATCTACGGCCAGAAGGGGCTTGCGACGCGGAGCTAGAGCGGAGACGGCGCTTCGAGCCCGCAAAACCCGCGGTCTCGAAGTCGCCTAACAACATCAGCTCCAAAACCCGGTCGCTGTGTTGTTTGCACGGCTGAGCCCCATCTGGCCTACGATTGCTCCGCCTTGGCACTGGTGTCTCTAAATGCCAACGGGTTATCTATGACAAACTGTGAATGATGTCCCAACCTGCATGTTACGTAATGATGCGGCAAAAAGACACGTTTTTGGATGACGGATTTACAATTCAAGTGCAACAAATTAGTCAAATAGAAAAGACTCATAGCCTGAGTCCTTGTAAAATGGAATCACCACAAGACCAACTACAAGGAGAACTCGACTATGAGTCCGTACACCCATCTTACCTTAAAAGACCGTGAATCGATACTGCTTGGTATCTCTACAGGCAAAACTCTTGATACCATCGCCAAAGAGATAGGTCGTTCCAAGAGTACAGTCAGCCGTGAAATTGCACGTAACGGCGGCTGGCGGAACTATTCGGCAGCCACCGCTCAGGACCGCTACCGGCGGGTTCGCTTGGCTAGCAGGCGTCCTCGGATCCTCGATCGACCGGGGACTCGTGACGCTGTCATTCGATATATCACGGTGCTACATTGGTCGCCTGAGCAGATTGCCGGTCGCTTGTCACTAGAAGGCAGTCCTATTCGCATCAGCTATTCGACTATCTACAGAGGTATCTACCTAGATAATCTCGGTGTTCCATTGAAGAGCCATGGTGCTCGCGGGCTACCAAGGCTGCTTCGACACCGAGGCAAGACGCGCAAAATCAAAGGCACCATAAATGAACGCCGGGGGCGCTTCAATGACGTGCCATCAATTCACGACCGACCCCGGTCGGCAGAAAATCGCAGCTGGTTTGGTCACTAGGAAGGCGATACAGTACGCGGTAAAACAGGACACTCTGCATTAGTAACATTAGTTGACCGTAAATCACGCTATCTGCTTTCGAAGCGAACGGCCAACGCAAAAGCTGACACTGTTAGAGACGTCATGATTGAGCTGCTTGGTGCCTTACCAGCTAACCGAGTAAGAACACCGTGGAAGGGAGTTTGCCCGGTACAGGGAGCTGGCAGAACGTCTGAATACAAAGGTCTTCTTTCCTGACCCACACGCGCCTCAACAACGAGGAACTAACGAAAACACCAACGGACTGATTAGAGAATACTTTCCCAAGAACACAGACCTAGACCTTCAGAGCGACCAGGAAATTGAGACTTACATTGAACAACTGAATAATCGACCACGCAAGGTCTTAGGCTGGAAGACGCCATCAGAAGTCTTCATGGGTAAAAAGTTGCACTTGAGTTGACAATTCGTCATAACAAAAAAACCACACAGATTATTCACTGTGTGGTCAGCTTGCTTTCGAAATTATTTTTGAGCACGGCCTTTGTAAGTTCCTGTGTCGGTCGTGACGATAATAGTTTCGCCATCTTTGACGAAATCAGGCACGGTAACAACTAAGCCAGTTTCCAATGTTGCTGGCTTGCCGCCGCCCGCCACAGTGCCGCCTTTGACAGCCGGCTGGGTTTCGGTGACTTTAAGTTCAACGCTACCTGGCAGTTCCAAGCCGATGACTTCATCGCCGTAGAATTCAATTTCAACCGGAACGTTGGGCAGCATGAACTTCAATTCATGCTCAATGCTTGAAGTTGGCAATTCATATTGCTCGTAGCTGTCGCTGTCCATGAAGTAGGCAGTGTCATCTTGCGTGTAGAGATAAGTCGCCTTTTTACGATCCATAATCGCAATTTCGACTTTTTCGCTTGGCCGCATGGTGGTGGTAACGTTAGCGCCGGAACGAATGTCGTAGAGCTTCATTTGCATGACGGTGTTGCCCTTGCCAGGCTTGTGGTGGTTGGACTCCAGTACCTTGATAAGCTTGCCATCCTTAACAAAGACCATCCCAGATTTCAAATCAATTGCTTCAGTCATATTTTGTGTTCTCCTTCATTCGCATTACGCCGCAACGGCGCGTTTCGTGTTTAGTATACCATAGTGAACGATAGCGCTATCTTTTTAATCAAAGACAAAAGCACAAGCCGAGCCATAATTTCATCTAGACCTTGTGATCTGTCAGATATCGAATAAATTGGAAAAACAATCTGGACTAAAAAAGGGCTTGCCGTGCCAAACTCCGCAATCTCCGGCCAGCTGGAGCTGATGTTGTTTGCACGGCTGAGCCCCATCTGGCCTACGATTGCTCCGCCTTAGCAATAGGGTCTTCAAATATCAGAAGGGGGTGTATCACAAAACGCTTGTTTGGTAGACATAGTGCCAAATTAAAAAGCCCGTTTCTTCTCCATCGAGTCACCACAACAGAATAGAGAAAAACGGACTTCCGAAACACTTGACATGATATTGACAACTCACCAAGAACAACTGCTCACTAATAAGCTAGACCTGAGAAACTTCGGCAATCACTTGTCAAAGTCAGATCACAGATTTCTGAAACATCTCATTTTGTCATCACATTGACAGAAGATGTGCCTATCTTGGCTCCAATCCTACGACAGAATGCAGAGAGCTGGCGGAGCGGGGATGGGGCTCAGCCGTGAAATTGGTCTTGGTGCGTGGTTTTCTCCGCCTAGACCAAGGCCGATCTTCAAGACCGCGGTTTTGGCGGGCTTGAAGTCGTGCCCACAGCTCTAGCTTCGCGGTCGCCATCCCCCATCCCCGAGTAGCCAGCTCAGATCATCAATTAAAACTTAGCCCAGAATAGAACTAAACAACTAAAGATATCAAACTACATATCCTCTACAACCAAGTAAGTCATGTCCAACGGGCCGTGGACGCCGACAACGAGGGTCATTTCGATGTCGCCAGAGTTGGATGGACCGGTGATGAAGTTGATGTTGCTGGTTTGGAGCTTACCGGCTTTAATGTCAGCATCGTAATGATCCATGGCTTGGCGAGAACGTGGCAGGGTGTTGCTCTTTTTGATAATAGCCAAGTAATGGGTTGGCAGGAAGTGGAAGCCACGGCCTTGGCCAGGGGTGGTGGCAACGGTAATCGTGCCTGATTCAGCCAGCAAATAATCCGCAAAGCCGATGGCGACGTCCGCAGCCGCCGCTTGCTTCAAATTGAAGTCGCGGCCTTTGCCTGGCGTCCAGTACATCGGCTTAGGACTGACGGTGTTGGTCCATTCGGTCAAGCCAAAATCTGCGTACTTGTCAGTGGTTGGCAAAATCATTGTTTTAGGCGCATCTTGCTCAATGTAAGCATTCAAGGCAGCCGCCAAATCAGCTTTGGTGGTGGTTTTAAACGTGACATGCACCCCTTCGCTATTTTTCTTAGCGATGGTTTCTAGCTCATCTTGAGAGTGGCCAGACAAGGTTGTTTCTGGCAGATCATTGAGCGGCTCAAATGGATGATCTTTGAGCTGGTGCCGCGGTCGGCCGGCTTTTTCAGCGATGGCGTTCAAAAAATCTTCCCGATTCGTGTGATCACTCATGTTTTTGCGCCTCCAATGCTGCCTTGTGCTCCTTGAACCAGTGACGGAAGTTCTCGTTCTTCTTCGGTGGCCGTGGCAGGTCACGCACATCGGTCCAGCCGCGTGCGAGTTTCGGCAACATCTTAGTTTGTTTGATGCGACCACTATTGTACTCATTTTCCACGCTGCCTTGATCCTTCGTAGCCAAAACGCCCATCATGGCATGATCCATATCAAGCGCCATGTTGAATAAAACCGGAGCGCTGGTGCCAACGCCAACCATTTTCATGATCTTGTCGTTGAAGCTGTGATCCATCTTGAGCTTATCCATCATGACTTCACGATGCTTGATCAACAATTCGTGAAGCGGAATGCGAACGGGACAGGTTTCGGTACATGCAGCGCAGAGACTTGAAGCAAATGGCAAATCGCCGAACTTTTCATAACCGTCTAAAACTGGTGAAAGCACCGCGCCGATTGGTCCTGGGTAGATTGAGCCGTAGCCATGACCACCGATATGTCGATAAACTGGGCAGACATTGAGACATGCGCCACAGCGAATGCATTGCAAGACTGGCTCGAATGGCGTGCCAAGGGCGTTACTGCGGCCATTATCGACAATGACCACATGAAAATCTTCTGGTCCGTCTGCTTCGCCGTCAACTTGCTTGCCAGAGAAAGAACAATAGCTGGTCAGTTTCTGTCCCACAGCTGACCGAGACAACATGTTATCCAGTGTTTCTGCTTCCTTCAAACTTGGGACAATCCGTTCCATCCCCATCACGACCACCTGTGTCTTAGGAATCGCCATGGTCAGATCGGCATTGCCTTCATTGGTGACCAAATTGATCAATCCAGAGTCGGCAATCGCAAAATTGCACCCCGTAATACCGAAATCAGCTTGTAAGAAATAGCGCCGCAAGTATTCACGCGCGAATCTGGCTAAATGTTCTGGATCGTTGTCACCTTTGTAACCCAGTTTATCGAAAATGGTTTTGACCTGATCGCGGTTTTTCGCCAATGCCGGGAAAACGA
This genomic window from Lacticaseibacillus paracasei subsp. paracasei contains:
- a CDS encoding MFS transporter; the protein is MTMPRAQRIKILIVLGMMSLLTALSGSSTNLAMPKISADLMISSSAATWIVSIGLITTSVLLVMFGHIGDLVSKNLVFLIGEMVFIVGSLLTGIAPTYLTILAGRVIQAVGSAMIMANSMGIVSQYFPDANRAEALAVISMFVSVGSISGPAFGGILITWASWRWIYLFNVPVGLLIVFAGMRFLPLRRPATGEIKQVWGNANWTGQNLFTGGMILTFASGYWLQQPTQHLLGFLILAGGAILTLLAFIQDQRAKSPWIAPALMHNPDYLISVSVLLIVMLVNSVSNILLPFYLQSYGGISAFESGLLMMLQSVVMLMITPFAGWLADHWNRYYLTILGLLVLIVSQVGYAFYPAKLSMAPIIWPIVLNGAGMALFLSPNNALTMGAVDASVSGVAGSLNSLARTIGMTIGISFGATLLFAQLPGVTRISPQSGAPFLHALAFVFWLATIVSVVGLIIVIFRTIRSRRTKASVQ
- the efp gene encoding elongation factor P; translation: MTEAIDLKSGMVFVKDGKLIKVLESNHHKPGKGNTVMQMKLYDIRSGANVTTTMRPSEKVEIAIMDRKKATYLYTQDDTAYFMDSDSYEQYELPTSSIEHELKFMLPNVPVEIEFYGDEVIGLELPGSVELKVTETQPAVKGGTVAGGGKPATLETGLVVTVPDFVKDGETIIVTTDTGTYKGRAQK
- a CDS encoding LutC/YkgG family protein gives rise to the protein MSDHTNREDFLNAIAEKAGRPRHQLKDHPFEPLNDLPETTLSGHSQDELETIAKKNSEGVHVTFKTTTKADLAAALNAYIEQDAPKTMILPTTDKYADFGLTEWTNTVSPKPMYWTPGKGRDFNLKQAAAADVAIGFADYLLAESGTITVATTPGQGRGFHFLPTHYLAIIKKSNTLPRSRQAMDHYDADIKAGKLQTSNINFITGPSNSGDIEMTLVVGVHGPLDMTYLVVEDM
- a CDS encoding LutB/LldF family L-lactate oxidation iron-sulfur protein; amino-acid sequence: MSIVTSDKPFLERVKESEQDKFMQASVAKAQDAQWDKREASRHELGNWPQWRDLGEQIRQHVIKYLPDYLEEFSDNVEKRGGHVYFAKTDKEAAAYITNLAKKKQAKKIVKSKSMVTTEINLDKDLLKIPGTQLMETDLAEFILQEDDWAEPTHIVFPALAKNRDQVKTIFDKLGYKGDNDPEHLARFAREYLRRYFLQADFGITGCNFAIADSGLINLVTNEGNADLTMAIPKTQVVVMGMERIVPSLKEAETLDNMLSRSAVGQKLTSYCSFSGKQVDGEADGPEDFHVVIVDNGRSNALGTPFEPVLQCIRCGACLNVCPVYRHIGGHGYGSIYPGPIGAVLSPVLDGYEKFGDLPFASSLCAACTETCPVRIPLHELLIKHREVMMDKLKMDHSFNDKIMKMVGVGTSAPVLFNMALDMDHAMMGVLATKDQGSVENEYNSGRIKQTKMLPKLARGWTDVRDLPRPPKKNENFRHWFKEHKAALEAQKHE